CGAACATGACGATTTCAGGCTTCGCCATGATGGCGCGCCCGATCGCCAGCATCTGCTGCTCGCCCCCGGACAAGGTCCCCGCCAACTGCCGCCGGCGCTCGCGAAGCCTCTCGAACAATTCGTAGACGAATGCGAGCGTTTCGAACCGACTGGCCCTCGCCCGCTTGAGTGATCCGGCCAGCAGCAGGTTGTCCTCGACCGAGAGGCTTCCAAAAATCTGGCGGCCTTCGGCGACCTGCGCAATTCCGCGTTCGCAGATATCCCATGGCGGCATCCCGGTGATATCGACGCCGTTCATCTTCACGACGCCAGCCGAAGATGAAACGATCCCCGAGATCGACCTGATCAGCGAGGTCTTTCCGGCGCCGTTCGCCCCGACGACACAGATCAACTCGCCTTTGTGGATCCGCAAGGAAACGGCGTTCAGGGCATTCGCTCCATCGTAGGCAACACAAAGCCCGTCGATCGACAGCAGCGCCTCGTCACGCATGGAAGCCGGTCCCCAGATAGCTCTCAAGGACCCGCGGATCCGCGAC
This Bradyrhizobium sp. CCBAU 53421 DNA region includes the following protein-coding sequences:
- a CDS encoding ABC transporter ATP-binding protein yields the protein MRDEALLSIDGLCVAYDGANALNAVSLRIHKGELICVVGANGAGKTSLIRSISGIVSSSAGVVKMNGVDITGMPPWDICERGIAQVAEGRQIFGSLSVEDNLLLAGSLKRARASRFETLAFVYELFERLRERRRQLAGTLSGGEQQMLAIGRAIMAKPEIVMFDEPSIGLSPALTDVMFGVVKSLHAQGITVLLVEQNVAKSLALSNRGYVLENGSIVLHGSGDELLSNSEVQRAYLGM